One window of Sinorhizobium fredii NGR234 genomic DNA carries:
- the paaD gene encoding 1,2-phenylacetyl-CoA epoxidase subunit PaaD: MVAAAHPSVKDIWDWLAQVPDPEIPVVSVTDLGIVRDVAWDGDTLVVTVTPTYSGCPATTAINLDIEQALNDKGIESVRLERRLSPAWTTDWISTEARRKLNAYGIAPPIDGTAADGRLLKRIERLSSGSNLTVACPRCGSTRTEKISQFGSTPCKANYRCRDCLEPFDYFKCI, from the coding sequence TTGGTGGCTGCGGCACATCCCTCGGTCAAGGATATCTGGGACTGGCTGGCGCAGGTGCCGGACCCCGAGATCCCTGTCGTCTCGGTCACCGACCTCGGCATCGTCCGGGATGTCGCGTGGGACGGCGATACGCTGGTGGTGACGGTGACGCCGACCTATTCGGGCTGCCCGGCCACGACGGCCATCAACCTCGATATCGAACAGGCGTTGAACGACAAGGGGATCGAAAGCGTCCGGCTCGAACGTCGGCTCTCGCCGGCCTGGACCACGGATTGGATCAGCACCGAGGCGCGCCGGAAGCTCAATGCCTATGGCATCGCGCCGCCGATCGACGGCACCGCTGCCGATGGCCGGCTCCTGAAGCGGATCGAGCGCCTTTCCAGCGGCTCAAACCTGACGGTTGCCTGTCCCCGATGCGGTTCCACCCGGACCGAGAAGATCAGCCAGTTCGGCTCGACGCCCTGCAAGGCGAACTATCGCTGCCGCGACTGTCTCGAACCCTTCGACTATTTCAAGTGCATCTGA
- the paaC gene encoding 1,2-phenylacetyl-CoA epoxidase subunit PaaC: MTTAIIGEAAVDRAALFEFLLRTGDNALILAHRLSEWCGHAPALEEDIALANTALDLIGQTQLWLGLAGEVEGGGRSADDLAYLRDAREFRNLLLTERPNGDYGKTMMRQFLFDAWHYVILNALRASSDVRIAEIAEKASKEVSYHLERSRDLVIRLGDGTAESHARMQEALDDLWPYTGEMFVGETSDEALAAAGVAPEPQSLKAEWDALVAEALSVATLKRPADGHMHKGGKRGIHTEQLGYILAELQFLQRAYPGATW; this comes from the coding sequence ATGACGACCGCGATCATAGGGGAAGCGGCCGTCGACCGGGCCGCACTTTTCGAATTCCTGCTGAGGACGGGCGACAATGCGCTCATCCTCGCCCATAGGCTCTCGGAATGGTGCGGCCATGCGCCGGCACTCGAGGAGGACATTGCGCTTGCCAACACGGCGCTCGACCTCATTGGCCAGACGCAGCTCTGGCTCGGACTTGCCGGCGAGGTCGAGGGCGGTGGCCGCAGCGCGGACGATCTCGCCTATCTCCGCGACGCACGCGAATTTCGTAACCTCTTGCTTACCGAGCGGCCGAACGGTGACTACGGCAAGACGATGATGCGCCAATTCCTGTTCGACGCGTGGCATTACGTCATCCTGAATGCGCTGCGCGCCTCGTCCGACGTGCGTATTGCGGAAATCGCCGAGAAGGCGTCGAAGGAAGTGTCCTACCACCTTGAACGCAGCCGCGATCTGGTGATCCGCCTCGGCGACGGAACGGCGGAAAGCCACGCCCGTATGCAGGAGGCGCTCGACGACCTTTGGCCGTACACCGGGGAAATGTTCGTCGGCGAGACCTCCGACGAGGCTCTTGCCGCGGCCGGTGTGGCCCCCGAGCCGCAAAGCCTGAAGGCCGAGTGGGATGCGCTGGTCGCCGAAGCGCTTTCGGTGGCGACGCTGAAAAGGCCGGCCGACGGCCATATGCACAAGGGCGGCAAGCGCGGCATCCATACGGAGCAACTCGGCTATATCCTCGCCGAGTTGCAGTTCCTGCAGCGCGCCTATCCGGGCGCCACCTGGTAG
- the paaB gene encoding 1,2-phenylacetyl-CoA epoxidase subunit PaaB — translation MSSEWPLWEVFIRGQHGLNHRHVGSLHAPDAEMAINNARDVYTRRNEGVSIWVVRSADISASAPSEKGPLFEPSNSKVYRHPTFFDIPDEVGHM, via the coding sequence ATGTCCAGCGAATGGCCCCTTTGGGAAGTCTTCATCCGCGGCCAGCATGGCCTCAATCATCGCCACGTCGGCAGCCTGCATGCGCCGGACGCGGAAATGGCGATCAACAACGCGCGTGACGTCTACACCCGTCGCAACGAGGGCGTCAGCATCTGGGTCGTGCGATCGGCCGACATCAGCGCTAGCGCGCCCTCCGAGAAAGGCCCGCTGTTCGAACCATCGAATTCCAAGGTCTACCGCCACCCGACCTTCTTCGACATTCCCGACGAAGTGGGGCACATGTGA
- the paaA gene encoding 1,2-phenylacetyl-CoA epoxidase subunit PaaA — protein MYAQMVKTDAARVKSLDEMAPEERAFQERIDAGQKIEPKEWMPEGYRKTLVRQISQHAHSEIVGQLPEGNWITRAPTLERKAILLAKVQDEAGHGLYLYCAAETLGISRDEMYEQLHSGKAKYSSIFNYPTLSWADIGAIGWLVDGAAIMNQVPLQRCSYGPYARAMVRICKEESFHQRQGFDILAKMVKGTPAQKAMVQDALDRWWWPSLMMFGPSDDASIHSAQSMAWKIKQNSNDELRQKFVDQTAPQADYLGLTVPDPDLKWNAKKGGYDFGEPDWKEFFEVIAGNGLCNAERLGARRKAWDDGAWFRDGLTAHAEKASARRAEKSAAAE, from the coding sequence ATGTATGCGCAAATGGTGAAAACCGACGCGGCCCGCGTCAAATCGCTCGATGAGATGGCGCCCGAGGAGCGCGCCTTCCAGGAGCGCATCGATGCCGGGCAGAAGATCGAGCCCAAGGAGTGGATGCCGGAGGGCTACCGCAAGACACTGGTGCGGCAGATCAGCCAGCACGCCCATTCGGAGATCGTCGGCCAGCTTCCGGAAGGCAACTGGATCACCCGCGCGCCGACGCTGGAACGCAAGGCGATCCTGCTCGCCAAGGTCCAGGACGAAGCCGGCCACGGACTCTACCTCTATTGCGCCGCCGAGACGCTCGGGATCAGCCGCGACGAGATGTATGAGCAGCTCCACAGCGGCAAGGCGAAGTATTCGTCGATCTTCAATTATCCAACGCTCTCCTGGGCCGATATCGGCGCCATCGGCTGGCTGGTCGACGGCGCTGCGATCATGAACCAGGTGCCGCTGCAGCGCTGTTCCTACGGGCCCTATGCCCGTGCCATGGTCCGGATCTGCAAGGAGGAAAGCTTCCATCAGCGCCAGGGCTTCGACATCCTCGCGAAGATGGTGAAGGGCACGCCGGCCCAGAAGGCGATGGTGCAGGATGCTCTTGACCGCTGGTGGTGGCCGTCGCTGATGATGTTCGGCCCCTCGGACGATGCCTCCATCCATTCGGCCCAGTCGATGGCCTGGAAAATCAAGCAGAACTCGAATGACGAACTCCGCCAGAAGTTCGTCGATCAGACCGCGCCGCAGGCGGACTATCTCGGCCTGACGGTCCCAGACCCGGACCTCAAATGGAACGCGAAAAAGGGCGGTTACGATTTCGGCGAGCCGGACTGGAAGGAGTTCTTCGAGGTGATCGCCGGCAACGGCCTCTGCAACGCTGAACGCCTCGGCGCACGCCGGAAGGCCTGGGACGACGGCGCATGGTTCCGCGACGGACTGACGGCGCACGCCGAGAAGGCCTCGGCCCGCCGCGCCGAAAAATCGGCCGCTGCGGAATAA
- a CDS encoding beta-ketoadipyl CoA thiolase, whose protein sequence is MSETFGCDALRIRIGGYGKAPFVSPRLKATAGVDSMPETADNVTEDFGVSRADAGVFADDLVPALADEAPHLIPHGGAIAIGHPIGMCGARLVTTAVCQRHRQGWPLRAVHDVHQRRPGHRHHSRARPAEESPCMRKW, encoded by the coding sequence ATGTCCGAAACTTTCGGCTGCGATGCGCTACGCATCCGGATTGGCGGATATGGGAAGGCGCCCTTCGTCAGCCCAAGGCTCAAGGCGACGGCCGGTGTTGATTCCATGCCGGAGACGGCGGACAATGTTACGGAGGATTTCGGCGTCAGTCGCGCCGACGCCGGCGTCTTCGCCGACGACCTCGTTCCGGCCCTGGCCGATGAGGCGCCCCATCTGATTCCGCACGGCGGCGCCATCGCGATCGGTCATCCGATCGGCATGTGCGGTGCGCGGCTGGTGACGACGGCCGTCTGTCAGCGTCATCGCCAGGGGTGGCCGTTACGCGCTGTGCATGATGTCCATCAGCGTCGGCCAGGGCATCGCCATCATTCTCGAGCGCGTCCGGCGGAGGAGAGCCCATGTATGCGCAAATGGTGA
- a CDS encoding response regulator transcription factor has protein sequence MVSSVPQEAVGRVLIAERNPLVIAALRGLFSENARFFIVDTARTSAELCEKLALVEADCVLLSWQLEDADAPDVLADIGRLGFDPKIVLFADTNNPAVVNETIRLGVNGLCYHFEDPEILFATLTAVIKGRICIPYTALSKISNPPFQQLTARETELLGMLANGWSNTQIASRTGISENTVKYHLKNLYDKLEVRNRAMAVAIYAKERRRNPA, from the coding sequence ATGGTTTCATCCGTGCCGCAGGAGGCGGTGGGGCGTGTTCTGATCGCGGAACGCAATCCGCTCGTCATTGCTGCCTTGCGTGGATTGTTTTCCGAAAATGCCCGCTTTTTCATCGTCGATACTGCGCGTACATCGGCCGAGCTTTGCGAGAAGCTTGCCTTGGTGGAAGCCGATTGCGTGCTGCTCTCCTGGCAGCTCGAAGATGCCGATGCCCCGGACGTGCTGGCGGATATCGGCCGCCTCGGCTTCGATCCGAAGATCGTCCTCTTTGCCGATACCAATAATCCCGCCGTCGTCAACGAGACGATCCGGCTCGGGGTAAACGGCCTTTGCTACCATTTCGAGGATCCGGAAATTCTTTTCGCGACGCTGACCGCCGTGATCAAGGGCCGGATCTGCATCCCCTATACGGCGCTGTCGAAGATCTCCAACCCGCCGTTTCAGCAACTCACCGCGCGCGAGACCGAATTGCTCGGCATGCTCGCCAATGGCTGGTCGAACACGCAGATCGCCAGCCGCACCGGCATTTCCGAGAATACGGTGAAATACCACCTCAAGAACCTCTACGATAAGCTCGAAGTGCGCAATCGCGCCATGGCCGTGGCCATTTACGCCAAGGAACGCCGGCGCAACCCGGCCTGA
- a CDS encoding aminotransferase class V-fold PLP-dependent enzyme, with the protein MSGYNHLFIPGPTNIPEQIRQAMNLPMEDMRSPRYPELTLPLFADVKKVFKNRNGRVFIYPSSGTGAWEAAMTNVLSPGDRVLMSRFGQFSHLWVDMAERLGLEVDCLDREWGTGVPVDLYTERLAADKAHRIKAVFVTHNETATGVTSDVAAVRAALDASGHPALLFVDGVSSIGSIDFRQDEWGVDCAVSGSQKGFMLPAGLGFLSVSQKALEAAKTARHMRCYFSFEDMIKTNDTGYFPYTPPTQLLHGLRAALDVIFEEGLENIFARHRHLADGVRAAVSAWGLKLCATEPKWYSDTVSAIRLPEGIDGVKVIRHAFDTYNTSLGSGLSKVAGKVFRIGHLGSLNEVMVLGALSAAELTLLDCGVKIEPGAGVGAAIRQFRAAATATAKAA; encoded by the coding sequence ATGTCAGGCTACAACCATCTCTTCATTCCGGGCCCCACCAACATCCCCGAGCAGATTCGCCAGGCGATGAACCTGCCGATGGAAGACATGCGGTCTCCCCGGTATCCGGAGCTTACGCTGCCGCTCTTCGCCGACGTCAAGAAGGTCTTCAAGAACCGGAACGGCCGCGTCTTCATCTATCCGTCGTCCGGCACCGGCGCCTGGGAAGCGGCGATGACCAACGTGCTCTCCCCCGGCGACCGGGTGCTGATGAGCCGCTTCGGCCAATTCTCGCATCTCTGGGTCGACATGGCCGAGCGCCTCGGCCTCGAGGTCGATTGCCTCGACCGGGAATGGGGCACCGGCGTGCCGGTCGACCTCTACACCGAACGGCTCGCCGCCGACAAGGCGCACAGGATCAAGGCCGTATTTGTCACGCACAATGAAACCGCGACGGGCGTGACGTCGGATGTCGCCGCTGTGCGCGCCGCGCTCGACGCCTCAGGCCATCCGGCACTGCTCTTCGTCGATGGCGTCTCCTCGATCGGCTCGATCGACTTCCGCCAGGACGAGTGGGGCGTCGATTGCGCCGTCTCGGGCTCGCAGAAGGGCTTCATGCTGCCAGCCGGCCTCGGCTTCCTTTCGGTCAGCCAGAAGGCGCTCGAAGCTGCAAAGACCGCACGCCACATGCGCTGCTACTTCTCCTTCGAGGACATGATCAAGACCAATGACACCGGCTATTTCCCCTATACGCCGCCGACGCAGTTGCTGCACGGTCTGCGTGCCGCGCTGGACGTGATTTTCGAGGAAGGCCTCGAAAACATCTTCGCCCGCCACCGTCACCTTGCCGACGGTGTCCGTGCCGCAGTCTCCGCCTGGGGCCTCAAGCTCTGTGCGACCGAGCCGAAGTGGTATTCCGACACCGTCTCGGCGATCCGCCTGCCGGAAGGCATCGATGGCGTCAAGGTCATCCGCCACGCCTTCGACACTTACAACACCTCGCTCGGCAGCGGACTCAGCAAGGTGGCGGGCAAGGTCTTCCGCATCGGCCATCTCGGCTCGCTCAACGAGGTCATGGTGCTCGGCGCCCTTTCGGCCGCCGAACTGACGCTGCTCGACTGCGGCGTGAAGATCGAGCCGGGCGCGGGCGTCGGCGCTGCGATCCGCCAGTTCCGCGCCGCCGCGACGGCGACCGCCAAGGCAGCCTGA